The following proteins come from a genomic window of Anopheles ziemanni chromosome 3, idAnoZiCoDA_A2_x.2, whole genome shotgun sequence:
- the LOC131285713 gene encoding peroxidase-like — MESNGILILLVITGLKEILSQCTSSPYRSFNGTCNNIQNPTWGTVNTPFSRLIPANYGDGKSSPPVAKDGTDLPNARLLSVEVFEEDVQHSPDFTLVNMQFGQIVAHDMALIRGKPNNDTSPCCANGRLQPNPGYRCMAIPVSDRDPVFSAREIECLNMIRSINTCDLNPDCTQAEQINSVTSFLDLSVVYGNSANESIQLRSLDSGLLKVEQRVGQEWPPRHPSASTTCSLRTPNEACYLTGDGRANQSPHLAMLQVTFVREHNRIARRLKTLNPTWDDEKLFQVARRINIAQYQHIVYYEWLPGLLGQNYMLNVGLQYQTTGFSNDYNPNVNPSVINSHTTAAFRFFHSSIQGILKFYEESRKSLTKVDINDHTNNPTILEQTSDRYPDLLRGMTTQPMGLNDISLDPATKHFLFRFNNMFGIDLKALDIQRGRDHGLPGYNDFANYCYKTRATNWDDFKLSLLPGAAQLLSIYYNSVDDLDLSVGLAFEKKIDGTQTGQVMRCILTEQFLRTRRGDRYFYENGQAAVGFTTVQLREIRKANIARILCDTSADVQQMQSAAFLLPSRTNQIGPCSALPTPDLKIFT; from the exons ATGGAGTCCAACGGGATACTCATCTTACTCGTGATAACGGGGCTTAAGGAGATCCTAAGCCAGTGCACTAGCTCTCCTTACAGATCGTTTAATGGAACCTGcaacaacatacaaaatcCAACATGGGGAACGGTGAATACGCCGTTCTCCCGCCTTATACCCGCGAACTACGGCGATGGAAAATCGAGCCCTCCAGTAGCGAAGGACGGCACTGACCTCCCGAATGCCCGACTACTTTCAGTCGAAGTGTTCGAAGAGGACGTACAACACTCTCCAGATTTCACTCTGGTGAATATGCAGTTTGGACAGATTGTGGCCCACGACATGGCTCTAATCCGCGGTAAACCTAATAA TGATACAAGCCCCTGCTGCGCAAACGGGCGATTACAACCAAACCCTGGATACAGATGTATGGCCATACCAGTGTCAGACCGGGATCCTGTTTTCTCTGCTCGTGAAATAGAGTGTTTAAATATGATCCGATCGATAAATACCTGCGATTTAAATCCTGACTGTACACAGGCTGAACAGATTAACTCCGTTACCTCGTTCCTGGACCTATCCGTAGTGTACGGTAACAGTGCTAATGAAAGCATTCAGCTTCGATCGCTAGATTCGGGGCTATTAAAAGTTGAACAACGCGTTGGACAGGAATGGCCACCGAGGCATCCAAGTGCATCCACCACTTGTAGCCTGCGAACTCCGAATGAAGCATGTTATCTTACTGGCGACGGTCGAGCTAACCAAAGCCCACACCTGGCCATGTTGCAGGTGACTTTTGTGAGAGAGCACAACCGCATTGCAAGAAGATTGAAGACGCTCAATCCAACTTGGGATGATGAGAAATTGTTCCAAGTAGCTAGGCGCATCAACATTGCTCAATATCAACATATCGTGTACTATGAATGGCTTCCAGGTCTACTTGGCCAAAACTACATGTTGAATGTTGGACTCCAATACCAGACGACTGGTTTCAGCAACGATTACAATCCCAATGTTAATCCATCGGTCATTAATTCTCATACAACGGCCGCATTCCGATTTTTCCACTCGTCCATTCAAGGCATTTTGAA ATTCTACGAGGAAAGTCGAAAATCGTTGACAAAGGTTGACATTAACGACCACACGAATAACCCCACAATCTTGGAGCAAACATCGGATCGGTACCCCGATCTCTTGCGCGGAATGACCACACAACCGATGGGATTGAACGACATCAGCTTAGACCCTGCTACCAAGCATTTCCTCTTTAGATTCAACAATATGTTTGGCATAGATCTAAAGGCACTCGATATACAGCGTGGACGCGATCATGGTCTACCAGGGTACAATGATTTCGCAAATTACTGTTACAAAACACGCGCCACAAATTGGGATGATTTCAAGCTGTCGCTGCTTCCCGGT GCGGCACAGCTTCTCAGCATTTATTACAATTCTGTTGATGATCTTGATCTATCGGTGGGCCTGGCATTCGAAAAGAAGATCGATGGAACCCAAACTGGACAGGTCATGAGATGTATTTTGACCGAACAATTCTTACGCACACGTAGGGGAGATCGTTACTTCTACGAAAATGGACAAGCGGCTGTCGGATTTACGACCGTGCAGCTGCGGGAGATTCGTAAAGCAAATATTGCCCGAATTTTGTGTGACACTTCGGCAGATGTGCAGCAGATGCAATCCGCGGCATTCCTGTTACCGTCCAGAACGAATCAAATTGGCCCGTGTAGTGCACTTCCCACACCAGATCTCAAGATTTTCACATAA